A part of Myxococcales bacterium genomic DNA contains:
- a CDS encoding MBL fold metallo-hydrolase yields MHVEYFAVAPLGCNCSIIADLDKKTAIVVDPGGELPKIRARLDALGVVPTAIVHTHTHIDHVGATPGLVRAYEVPALIHEQDRPLYDMLPVQAAMLGIALPESTHMEGTLVDGGTVTSGACELGVLHTPGHTPGSVCFVLTHGRERVLFTGDTLFKRSIGRTDLWGGDSDALLRSIRDKLFTLEGDTRVVTGHGPTTTLADERDKNPFF; encoded by the coding sequence TTGCACGTCGAATACTTCGCGGTCGCGCCGCTGGGGTGCAACTGCTCTATCATCGCGGATCTAGACAAGAAAACCGCCATCGTGGTCGACCCCGGCGGCGAGCTGCCGAAGATCCGCGCGCGGCTCGACGCGCTCGGCGTCGTGCCCACCGCCATCGTCCACACCCACACGCACATCGATCACGTCGGGGCCACGCCCGGGCTCGTGCGCGCGTACGAGGTACCAGCGCTCATCCACGAGCAGGACCGCCCGCTCTACGACATGTTGCCCGTGCAGGCCGCGATGCTCGGCATCGCGCTGCCCGAGAGCACGCACATGGAAGGCACCCTCGTCGACGGCGGCACGGTCACCTCGGGCGCGTGTGAGCTCGGCGTGCTGCACACCCCGGGACACACCCCGGGCAGCGTGTGTTTCGTGCTCACGCACGGCCGCGAGCGCGTGCTCTTCACGGGCGACACGCTCTTCAAGCGAAGCATTGGCCGCACCGATCTTTGGGGCGGCGACTCGGACGCCCTCCTTCGATCCATCCGCGACAAGCTCTTCACCCTCGAAGGGGACACGCGTGTGGTCACAGGGCACGGCCCCACGACGACCCTCGCCGACGAGCGCGACAAGAACCCCTTCTTCTGA
- a CDS encoding GMC family oxidoreductase: MIPVVSGRSHPRDTPLVLDADVVVVGSGASGAVVACELAEAGHRVVVLEEGPFVPGLDHGAMRVSESLRHVWRGAGLTVAYGLGDTPHINMTMGRVVGGSSVITGGVCFRVPDAVLGVWQKERGLHELSERSLEPCYASVERAVHVETVPEHMRSRSTQLFAEGAARRGLEIKPIRRNTEGCNGCGRCNFGCPHVAKLSVDLTYLPRAAAKGARIYADCLADQVLMKGERAVGVAGHLLNGKGGGPGDTFVVHAPLVVLAAGAAFTPLLLRRSGVTGVSGQVGKNVTVHPGFRMIARFDEEVQGWSGSMQAAYTDSLEHDRITLVGLFIPPAIMAATMPGVGPSLLRRAGQVKHLAVFGGIIHDEGGGRVWPGLGREPIVTYRMAREDRALVPRVIREMGEAFFAAGAREVFAPVLGAPGMDADTFRAFPFERVHARDIECSSQHPLGSCRMGKTREHSVVDPYGKVWDTRGLYVADGSIVPTSLGVNPQLAIMTLATRVAWHLRDDVLGAQAH; this comes from the coding sequence TTGATCCCCGTCGTCAGCGGCCGGTCGCACCCCCGCGACACGCCGCTCGTGCTCGACGCCGACGTGGTGGTGGTGGGCTCCGGCGCTTCGGGCGCGGTGGTGGCCTGCGAGCTCGCCGAGGCCGGGCACCGCGTGGTGGTGCTGGAGGAGGGCCCGTTCGTCCCCGGGCTCGACCACGGCGCGATGCGCGTCAGCGAGTCGCTCCGCCACGTGTGGCGCGGCGCGGGCCTCACGGTCGCGTACGGACTGGGCGACACGCCGCACATCAACATGACCATGGGGCGCGTGGTGGGCGGCTCGTCGGTCATCACCGGCGGCGTGTGCTTCCGCGTGCCCGACGCCGTGCTCGGCGTGTGGCAGAAGGAGCGCGGCCTCCACGAGCTCTCCGAGCGGTCGCTCGAGCCCTGCTACGCGTCGGTCGAGCGCGCGGTGCACGTGGAGACGGTGCCCGAGCACATGCGCTCGCGGTCGACGCAGCTCTTCGCCGAGGGGGCCGCCCGACGCGGCCTCGAGATCAAGCCCATCCGGCGCAACACCGAGGGTTGCAACGGCTGCGGGCGCTGCAACTTCGGCTGCCCGCACGTGGCCAAGCTCAGTGTAGACCTCACGTATCTGCCGCGCGCGGCGGCGAAGGGCGCGCGCATCTACGCCGACTGCCTCGCCGACCAGGTGCTCATGAAGGGCGAGCGCGCCGTGGGCGTGGCGGGCCACCTGCTGAACGGAAAGGGCGGCGGGCCTGGCGACACCTTCGTGGTCCACGCGCCGCTCGTGGTGCTGGCGGCGGGCGCGGCGTTCACGCCGCTGCTCCTCCGGCGATCAGGCGTCACCGGGGTGTCCGGGCAGGTGGGAAAGAACGTCACCGTGCACCCTGGATTCCGCATGATCGCGCGCTTCGACGAGGAGGTGCAGGGGTGGTCGGGCTCGATGCAGGCGGCCTACACAGACTCCCTCGAGCACGACCGCATCACCTTGGTCGGCCTGTTCATCCCGCCCGCGATCATGGCGGCCACCATGCCGGGCGTCGGCCCCTCGCTCCTGCGGCGCGCGGGCCAGGTGAAGCACCTCGCGGTGTTCGGGGGCATCATCCACGACGAGGGCGGCGGTCGCGTCTGGCCCGGCCTCGGGCGCGAGCCCATCGTCACGTACCGCATGGCGCGCGAGGACCGCGCGCTCGTCCCGCGCGTCATCCGCGAGATGGGCGAGGCGTTCTTCGCGGCCGGCGCGCGCGAGGTGTTCGCGCCCGTCCTCGGCGCGCCAGGCATGGACGCCGACACGTTCCGCGCCTTCCCCTTCGAGCGCGTGCACGCGCGCGACATCGAGTGCTCCTCGCAGCACCCGCTCGGGAGCTGCCGCATGGGCAAGACCCGCGAGCACTCGGTGGTCGATCCTTACGGCAAGGTGTGGGACACCCGCGGCCTCTACGTGGCCGACGGCAGCATCGTGCCCACGAGCCTTGGAGTGAACCCGCAGCTCGCCATCATGACGCTGGCCACCCGGGTCGCGTGGCACCTGCGCGACGACGTGCTCGGCGCGCAGGCTCACTGA